The genomic segment ATGCTTGCACCGTTGTTTTCTAATTTATAAGGGGTTTTATTGTCCTTTAGTTTCGATATAACTGCTGATGCATCTTCCGGAGAGAGGTTTGCATATAGTAATTCGTAATCAGGAGTTGTCCCCCAAAAAACTATTCCCCCAAAAGCGCCAAGAAAGAGAAATAACAGAACAAAAAAGGATATTCTATTTGCAACAGGAAGATTTTTGAAAATGTTTTTTATTTGCTGAAAAAGTTGATTCATTATTTATTCCTTCTTTTAGCTGTTAAATAGGCATTTTCATAATTTCTTGGTATGCGCTCAATACCTTGTTTCTTATCTGCATCATCAATTTAAAAGAGACATCTGCCTTTTGAAGGGCAATCATAGTTTCATGAATATTTCTGTTTTCACCAAGAGCAAATTTCTGTACTGATATGTCTGCTTCCTTTTGATACTTCTCGACTTCATTAATCATATTTTTGATAGTGTCAGAGAATGATTGTCCCTCTTTTGCCGGCTTTTCAGTTCGAATCCTGAGTTCATCATAAAGTGACTTTAATGGAAGTTTCCCTATTTTCATATCAGACATTTTTTAGCTCCTATTTTCCAATGTCTAATGCTTTTTGAGCCATATTCTTTGCGGCATTTATTGCTGTAACATTTGCTTCATATGCCCTTGTAGCTGAAAGCAATTTGACCATTTCTTCCATAACATTAATATCAGGGACTTTTACAAAACCGTTGCTATCTGCATCAGGATTGCCGGGGTCATATTTCATTTTAAAATTCTTTCCGTCCTTTACTACTGCCACCACTTCAACTCCTTTGATGCTTTCTTCCAATGTTTTTTTGAAATTTCTTCTATCTCCTGTCTGTATGTTTTTTTCAGCCAGTATGGGAATTTTTTTCTTATATGGACCGCCTTCAGCTGTCTTCGTTGTTTCAGCATTAGCAAGATTGGATGCAATTAAATTCATCTTCATCCTTTGTGCCTCAAGGGCAGAAGCGCTTACTTGTAAAGATGTCAAAAAATCCATTTTTATCTAACTCCGCTTTCTCTAATTACTTCTTTTAGAAAACTGAATTTTTTTGCTGTTATCTGCGCAAGGGCGTTATACATAATTCCATTCTCTGCAAGTTTGGTCATCTCCCTGTCTATGTTTACATTGTTTGAACTTCCTTCTATGAGAGGCTTTTTATTCGATGTTTCAATCTTTGTTTCAATGAGAGATTTATTATTTCCATCTGTAATGTGTTTTTTGTTGGTTGCTTTGAGTGATATAGCTTTGTGGCTATTGAGATTATCGTTTAGGAGGCTTCTAAATTTTAAATCCTTTGCTTTATAACCGGGTGTTTCTGCATTTGCGATATTTGAATTAATAATAAGCTGTCTTGACGCCCTTGCATCCAAAACCTCCTTCAAGAGGTTTATTGTTACTCCAAATATTCCGTTATCAGGCATTTTTTCCTCCCTGAGATAAATCCACTTGATTCATTAGCAAGAAGCGTGCCATATCGTTGAGATGAGCAAAAATAATCTTTTCTCTTTGTAACTCACTGTATTTTTTAGTTTTTTAGAGTTTTGAAAATTTTTATAATACTTCCTCATTATTGACTTCCTTATCCAATCTGGAATTTTTTACCTCTACTGCGGGATTTTTTTTCCTGTAGAGTTGTTTCACGAACTCAGGAATTTATTTGATATTCTTTGAGCTTATTTCTCAAAGTCCTGATGCTTATTTGAAGCATATTTGCAGCTTTTGTGCGATTTCCCTCTGTTTTTTTCAATGTGCTCAGGATCAGTTTTTTCTCCATTTCTTTGATGGTCATATTGTCTCCAATTTCAAATGATGTATCATCGTGTTCATCCTGATAATCAAAAAGAAGGTGCTTCGGTTCAATTTTTTCATCTTCGCAAAGAAGCACTGCTCTCTCGATGAGATTTTCAAGCTCTCTCACATTTCCGGGCCAAGAGTGATTCTCAAGAGCAGAAACAGCTTTATCTGTTAAAATGATTTCAGGTTTCCCATTTTTTTCGCAGGAACGTTTGAGAAAATATTCTGCTAAAACTTTGATATCATCTTTCCTTTTCCTCAAAGGGATGATCTTTAATGGTATTACATTAAGGCGGAAAAAGAGGTCTTGGCGGAATTCTCCCTTTTTTATGTGTTCTTTAATATCTCTGTTTGTTGTAGCTATGATTCTGACATCTGTCTTTATGGGTTTTTTACCACCTACACGATCTATTTCACCTTCTTGAAGCACCCGCAAAAGTTTTGCTTGAAGTGAAAATTTCATTTCTGTGATTTCATCAAGAAGCAAAGTTCCGCCGTTTGCCAATTCAAATTTTCCCTCTTTTTTGCTGATAGCGCCAGTAAATGCACCTTTTTCATGACCAAAAAGTTCACTTTCAAGCAATCCTTCAGGCAATGATGCACAGTTTACTGCTATGAAGGGCATATCTTTCCTGTTGCTGTTGTTGTGTATGTAGCGGGCAAGAAGCTCTTTTCCTGTTCCGCTTTCCCCCTGAATTAGAACTGTCGCATTGCTGTTTGCAACTGATTTTGCAAATGAGAGTATTTTTAATAATTCTTTGTTTTGAGTTATAAATGGCTTTTCTTCAGAATTAGATGAATTGTTATTAGAAATATTTTCACTTTGCTTTTTTGCAAGGACCTTCTTTATTACTTTATTTATTAGATCAAAAGAAAAAGGTTTGAGTATATAATCGTCTGCTCCTCTTTTCATAGCTGCAACCGCATTTTCCACACTTCCATGGGCTGTAATCAGAACAACAGCAGTCTGAGGAGAAAAGGTTTTTATTTGATTAAGAAGTGATACTCCATCCATCTTAGGCATTCTTACATCGGTTACGATGAGGTCATAGCTGCGATGTCTGATTTTGTTTATAGCCTCATATCCATCTGAAGCAGACTCTACTTCATAGCCTCCAATGCTGATTGCTTTGGATAGGGCTATCCTCATTTCTGTTTCGTCATCAACGACTAATATGTTCTTTTTCATTTCATTGCCTCCTCCATAGTAAGAGGAAAGAAAACTTTAAAGGTTGTTCCTTCCCCTACAATACTTTGTACCTCAATATGCCCTCTATGTGCTTCTACGATATTGTTTACGATTGAGAGTCCAATTCCTGCTTTTTTAATTTTTGTTGAAAAGAATGGTAAAAAGATCTTTTCTAAATTTTCTGGAGGGATTCCGCATCCTGTATCGGAAATTGTTATTACATAAGCGCCTGAAGGATAATCTTTTAGATTGTCTTCGAGTTTGGCATTTACTTCTAATATTCCTCCCTCCTGCATTGCTTGAATTGCATTGAGTATTAAATTCAAAAGGGCTTGTTTGGCAAGCTCGATATCAAGTGTAATGTAATGAGTCATACCGGGAAAATTCTTAATTAATACTACATTGTTATGTTCGAGGAGATGTTTGATAGAGTCTAAAAAGTCGTTTAATGCTGAATTAATATCAACTTTATTGAATGAAGGTTTAGGCGGATTTGAAAAAATCATAAGATTAGATATGACGCATTCGAGTTTTTTTACAGCTGTTAGGATATGGTCAGAAAATTGTTCTAATTCGTCCGGTGAAATTAGGTCAGACTTTATCATCGATGCAAATAATTCGATACTACCTAATGGATTTCTTATTTCATGAGCCATTGCGCCGGCTATTTCACCCATTGCCCGTAGCTTGT from the Candidatus Schekmanbacteria bacterium genome contains:
- the fliE gene encoding flagellar hook-basal body complex protein FliE; the encoded protein is MKIGKLPLKSLYDELRIRTEKPAKEGQSFSDTIKNMINEVEKYQKEADISVQKFALGENRNIHETMIALQKADVSFKLMMQIRNKVLSAYQEIMKMPI
- the flgC gene encoding flagellar basal body rod protein FlgC, encoding MDFLTSLQVSASALEAQRMKMNLIASNLANAETTKTAEGGPYKKKIPILAEKNIQTGDRRNFKKTLEESIKGVEVVAVVKDGKNFKMKYDPGNPDADSNGFVKVPDINVMEEMVKLLSATRAYEANVTAINAAKNMAQKALDIGK
- the flgB gene encoding flagellar basal body rod protein FlgB; this translates as MPDNGIFGVTINLLKEVLDARASRQLIINSNIANAETPGYKAKDLKFRSLLNDNLNSHKAISLKATNKKHITDGNNKSLIETKIETSNKKPLIEGSSNNVNIDREMTKLAENGIMYNALAQITAKKFSFLKEVIRESGVR
- a CDS encoding sigma-54-dependent Fis family transcriptional regulator, with translation MKKNILVVDDETEMRIALSKAISIGGYEVESASDGYEAINKIRHRSYDLIVTDVRMPKMDGVSLLNQIKTFSPQTAVVLITAHGSVENAVAAMKRGADDYILKPFSFDLINKVIKKVLAKKQSENISNNNSSNSEEKPFITQNKELLKILSFAKSVANSNATVLIQGESGTGKELLARYIHNNSNRKDMPFIAVNCASLPEGLLESELFGHEKGAFTGAISKKEGKFELANGGTLLLDEITEMKFSLQAKLLRVLQEGEIDRVGGKKPIKTDVRIIATTNRDIKEHIKKGEFRQDLFFRLNVIPLKIIPLRKRKDDIKVLAEYFLKRSCEKNGKPEIILTDKAVSALENHSWPGNVRELENLIERAVLLCEDEKIEPKHLLFDYQDEHDDTSFEIGDNMTIKEMEKKLILSTLKKTEGNRTKAANMLQISIRTLRNKLKEYQINS